The Notolabrus celidotus isolate fNotCel1 chromosome 6, fNotCel1.pri, whole genome shotgun sequence nucleotide sequence CTGATTGATATTGTGATCTAACGAGCGAGGGATCTGTCGGTTGTAATTTTAGATGTTCAAAGATCTCCCGGAGAGGAAGTGTTCAGAAAGGGAAAACAAAATAGAGGgatgctgcttttttttaagtgattgtAAAGAGAACAGGAGCCGGAGCTGCAATCTGTCCATCACATGTGgaagaataataaaaagaaatctACAACGTgacaaactttttaaaagttattataAAGCAGAAATATGCTCTTTATTGGTTTTTATTACCCGgcttcttactgatcttccggttgtgtaagatgcttgatgctgattggacaaaaacaaaccttgacaatggttattaactttcactaacatgagtaACACcgaactgatcacacatcatgtcaaataaatctgcagaaatgagttcaggtacatttagcttctgcttgttgacaccatagactgtaaggtgaggtgaaaccgttaccttccgttagcatcaaaacagtgTGGCTAAATTGCTAGTTGCAGTTAGCAGTATGCTAATGCGACAGGCTAAACAACACGGACATTTTCAAATTGGATTCTGTCCAGCAATCCTTCAAGGTTGACAAGACTATTTCTCATAACCACTTGCTAGCCATTTCACTTATAATTCATGCTAGGGCTTCAAAACATGAATATCAAGGGATCACTTTTCTCAGCCTTGGGATCCAGACCCCAACATGAGTCATGAGATCATTTCTGGTTGTATGGTGGACAgtcttggatttaaaaaaaaaggcattttaaGTATTACATTTTTGAAGTAGTGATGAAATTTATTTTCAATTCTTAGAACAATTAACTGGGtgtgaccacagactgtatgagtaacgtagtatccgtgacgtcaccaatctgttcctgagcgctgttttgaggccaatcgtcggcgggagccatattgggaaTGCTGAACTCCACATAACTTAGTCTGGCACCCTTACACAGCAGCTTTGGACCTGTCCTAAACTTCACTCATTTTggacttcagtgtttgatttttattccAAAGCATTCAACAAGAAATGGCTGCCCGACCCTCTGGTGGCCATTCTGGGATGGGAGCTACTAGTGACACCACTCTGAACTCTGGCAGTGACAAGTGGGCTGTATATCTTGGTACTACTCTGGctaaaaaacttattttaagattGTGGAAGTCCGATGCTGTTCCTTCATTAGAGATGTGGCTGAGGGAGCTGGGCGAGACCCTGCATATGGAAAAGCTTAGATTCAAGAATGCAGGAAGGATGAGAGTATTTGATAGGGCATGGGGACCAGTGCTGAGACACTTGAGGGGTCTGGGGGAGAATGTGGGTGGTATGAGAGAGTAGGAATAACCTTGTGGCACTGATGGCTATGTGTTATACCTGTATTGATCTGTCATTTAATGACTTGaattttgtttctatttgttcttgCCCCCTAACGTGAGTTTCGattttacaattattattattattattatttttttctctttttctcctgccCATCACTTTGTACAAAATCCGCTAAATAATATTCATCACTATTTACTATGACTGTATGTTCTTTGAGGCCGCTGTTGTGTtgttataagaaaatggaagaataCGATTGCTTCTATTTGTCACCTATGAACTGCATACAATGATAATgcgcaataaaaaaaagttaaaaaaaaaaaaaaaaaaacttagtCTGAGGaaaaggggcggggtttgagcctcctagccaacagctatgtgttcccgcctgtcagtcaagtcagtcatgtccttatttgggcaaaaactctggTACTTCCGGCGCCagcatcaagtggacactcgatgaactgcagtttttagccgCTTGGTCGTGACTCAAGAAGGTTGAGAATCACTGCTCCGGCTTCTGGTTTTAATGTCTCGATAAGCAAAGGATGAAGAGTGCAAAAGTGCCAagactaaaacaaaaacaggacctTTATTCAGGTCCAGTTTGAAAACGATAGTCAGTGTTGTCACtttaaagctcccgtgaggaacttgtggattttggcgcctcctgtggaAAGACTGGGACAATTCATATCTTTACTGATCTCGTTCGGTGAATGTGTGAGTTTGTTCTGCAACAAAAAACCTCATCCttctttttcttgtatgtttaaTATGAAACTCAGAATGGACAGAACATAACAAGGCTGTTCTGGCAGTATCCTTGTCTGACGCCTGCCCCATGTCAGGAGTGACAggctttaaaaataactatacAGAAATAATCAACGTGCTTTTgacggtcttgtttgcttttgtaggtcaaagACAGGCATCAGGATTCATTTCATTATCAGCTAAAACTTCCCCACAGAAGCTTTAACTGTGAGTGAATTCATATCTGATCAGTGGCTTCAGTAGTTTGAAGATTTATTGATTCTTCTACTTTTCTGTTAGCACATAACAACCTGATGACAGGCACGCTGTTGACAGTCAGACGAGCCCTGTTCTCGTCGCTCTGCCGTCTTTGTTGTAGGTCCAACATCAGTTCAATAATGGATTTCAGCTGCACTCCAGACATTttcaaacagctgcagcagtCATTTTAGCTGCAAACGAGGACAAAGAGCTCTCCAAGCAAACACTGAACAATCATCCTTTTAAAACCGATATGACAACTGCTCTCTTATGTTCCTGTTGCACAATAAGTTACACAACCACGATGTATAAAAATAACGTAGGTATTAATTTCAAAACTGTCTCCTGCTCCTTGAGGAGAATCCAAGCTGGTTTCTTTGAGCAGAAAATAAGCTCATGAAAAGCATCCTCTCAAAGCTCCACTAGATAAACCATTCACAACGACCAAGTCTGCCTCTCATGGATCTTGTAAAGCCAGGTTCTGGAGAGACCAGACACGCTTTAACCCAAGAGCAGTCACTCACCGTCTTGCTCCGTCTTGGTCAGCTCCACTAGTTTCTTCTGTTTCAGTGTGTCCACCACGTCCGCCAGGCTTCCTTTGCGGCGCTCCGGCGTCCCAAAGGTGAGGCCGATCATGGGCTCGCCGCGATCCCTGGAGCACTCCTCTGGCTTGGTTGGAGAGGTAGAGTTAGTCCGGTAGGAGTAGACCGAGCAGCCTTTACTGCTTTCGTTGTCCTGGGAGGAGAGACACAAAATAAGTCAAATTGATTCCAAAAGCATGCAACGTCcaaggcaaaaaaaatgaaggcaaccaggaagtgccaaaaactgcaattcCCAGATTGGCCACAAGAGGCTGGCTCCATAAGAGAGTCAGTCTCCATTAAGCCCCATATTAAAATCACTTTTAGCCTTgtacaaagaaatgaaatacattttgggTCTCTATGACTCACTTCCTTTTTTCCTATGAGGGGTACATCTTTATAGGACATGAAATAAAGGTTTAGTGCAAAGATTAATTATGGGAGCAGCtgatttgagtgacaggtgaaCACTGTTTCTTGTCTGCTAGGGGTCCGTCCTTgtatcattcaatcaatcaatcaatcagactttatttataaagcacttttcatacaatgacattgtaacacaaagtgttgtacataaaaaacagcttagaatagaatttaaaaatatatatatataaaaataaaaagaccctcccatcctaatcccaaccccaaccccaaccctgacccacaatcctaaggttaataacacaatatatgcaaaaataataataataaataaaataaatatataaataaataaaaaataagttgctgaactgagaaaacgctctcatgatatcatcatgaggaaacactggaggtaaaataagatgttaaaactcaacacaggaaactaaactcaccaaaataaaatacattactaagataataaaactctaaaatattaaaccgataaaagaaaataagatgctatacttaaaaaataattaattaattaattaatttaatttaatttaatttaatttaattaaagctgctgtgaggaacttttgttttgtatcaattctggcgccccccttgtggacaaagtgatacctcttatctcttgtcctatacatgcaaaagtagtgttttcaacaaaagcctcatcctgttgtgttcaacagtcaactttatcaggcaatgttattattttccatgaaaacagtcaaataaaggctgtttctgaagcgagatgtccatcatctggtctggcacctacccacccagggtggtttcaggcatcaaaaattacaacagagaaggtgtcagtgttgctgctgatggacttgtttgctattgaaggttataaagaggcatcagtatcattttcagtctgtttctcagccagttcaaaactcctcacagggcctttaaaggcTTCTTGTAAGGTGAGGTCAAACCGTTACCTTCCATTAGCATCAAAGCAGTGTGGCTAAAACGCTAGTTACAGTTAGCAGTATGCTAATGCAACAGGCTAAACAACACGGACATTTTCAAATTGGATTCTGTCCAGAAATCCTTCAAGGTTGACAAGACTATTTCTCATAACCACTTGCTagccatacattatccctaTGGCTTACATGATTCACTGTTTTCCCTTTTCTGTTGCGCcatgtcatttttaattcatgctAGTGCTTCAAAACATGAATATCAAGGGATCACTTTTCTCAGCCTTGGGATGCAGACCCCAACATAAGTCTCAAGATAATTTCTGATGGTATGCTGGACAGTcttggattaaaaaaagacattttaagtATTACATTTTTGAAGTTGCAATGAATTAataagtaatggacgtagtatccgtgaattcacccatctgttcctgagcgctgttttgaggccaatcgtctaattaatttaatttaatttaatttaattaaaagtgacaaaaatttgaattagatactaaataaataaataaagtaaggtgaaataaaactgttaagaatcaaactcagtttttaaagtgagactaaaaaggtcggtcttgagtttgcttttaaaaatgtctgtgcTCTGttcagccctcagatcttcaggtagggtgttccacaggcgtgggccgtgataataaaaggctgcctcaccgtgagtctttgttctagcCTTTGGTACAATTTAAAGTCCACtccctgaagacctgagggctctgaCTGGCTCATATGATGAAAGCAAAT carries:
- the LOC117813763 gene encoding transcription factor SOX-6-like; translation: MMSSMRATPPFHPPSEEEEAMGQDMAAWASDKREGPKESLSPPLHDQPQPDELQPIREKLTDAEWESVVPAAMDNESSKGCSVYSYRTNSTSPTKPEECSRDRGEPMIGLTFGTPERRKGSLADVVDTLKQKKLVELTKTEQDAKMTAAAV